A section of the Candidatus Nitrosacidococcus sp. I8 genome encodes:
- a CDS encoding tetratricopeptide repeat protein has protein sequence MKKYTLFPLLFIGLFLFPQLNWADTSAEFNAAVAAYDRKDYKTAFDLLTKLANQGDSGAQNNLGVMYHNGIGAAQDDKKAVYWYQKAAEQGHASAQNNLGVMYLNGIGIVQDDIKAANWYQKAADQGLADAQFNLGVLYANGIGVIQSNKRAVHWYQRAANQGLTDAQYNLGVMYYHGRGAPKNKVVSYALVRTAAVSNSKARKAQKKISIKMSWEELTAGRELSDQMIRPGNLLPALNEYLKKHS, from the coding sequence ATGAAAAAATACACACTTTTTCCTCTGCTATTCATTGGGTTATTTCTTTTCCCTCAGCTTAACTGGGCAGATACCAGTGCAGAATTTAATGCAGCAGTGGCTGCCTATGATCGTAAAGATTATAAGACTGCATTTGATTTACTGACAAAGCTAGCCAATCAAGGGGATTCAGGAGCGCAAAATAATCTAGGGGTGATGTATCACAATGGCATCGGTGCTGCTCAAGATGATAAAAAGGCCGTCTATTGGTACCAAAAGGCTGCTGAACAAGGACACGCTTCGGCACAAAATAATTTAGGAGTCATGTATCTCAATGGCATTGGGATTGTTCAAGATGATATAAAAGCTGCTAACTGGTACCAAAAAGCAGCTGATCAGGGACTGGCAGATGCTCAATTTAATTTAGGTGTGTTGTACGCCAATGGTATCGGTGTGATTCAAAGTAATAAAAGAGCAGTACATTGGTATCAACGAGCTGCTAATCAAGGGTTAACCGATGCACAATATAACTTAGGGGTGATGTATTACCATGGTCGTGGCGCACCTAAAAATAAGGTAGTCTCCTATGCTTTGGTCCGTACTGCTGCTGTTAGTAACAGTAAAGCAAGAAAAGCACAAAAAAAGATAAGTATAAAAATGAGCTGGGAAGAGCTTACGGCAGGGCGAGAACTTAGTGACCAAATGATTCGACCCGGCAATTTGTTACCTGCCTTAAATGAGTATTTAAAAAAACATTCCTAG
- a CDS encoding O-antigen ligase family protein has protein sequence MNIALKGFKYFGLFLKQLNKYSYFFVFIFPPLLATNAYAMRPIVVMAILGLYQLIERPNKILTNSIYRPFIFLFLCLWLPILFSLPDSVTPIPTLSTSFTFLLYFLSGIIVFQVGKERKIQDNLLIAITLMVALCSIDGIIQLILGKNLLGYPLDEGNISGFFYPKLRLGHILAVFTPLYFEGLRRYISYQWLAWILGLLFVVVILFTGRRVAWFMLVIASICYGIYLFKMGFWQYWKRHLLIASIGILLLIPISLLYSPFSQRMSQTLGLFTQNYQAINLATSYRLPLWNTVYMIGKEHWLNGIGVRGFRQACKEYTAKNPKNVNLYESTQPTYGCSTHPHSFLLEIGAEAGAIGIIGYLLFGWIFWSYIKRAPLSQRADAMPWAIAVLVSLFPLNAHMAFYGSYWSSLTWWLIVLTLAKIVPKASKVVSN, from the coding sequence GTGAATATAGCGTTGAAAGGCTTTAAATATTTTGGGCTCTTCCTTAAGCAGTTAAATAAATATAGCTATTTCTTTGTTTTTATTTTTCCTCCCTTATTAGCTACTAACGCCTATGCAATGCGACCTATTGTAGTGATGGCTATTTTAGGCTTATATCAGCTTATTGAAAGACCTAATAAAATTTTAACTAACTCTATTTATCGCCCCTTTATTTTTCTTTTTCTTTGTCTTTGGCTACCTATATTATTCTCTCTGCCTGATTCGGTAACCCCTATTCCCACTTTATCTACTAGCTTTACTTTCCTACTATATTTTTTATCAGGAATCATAGTTTTCCAAGTAGGCAAAGAAAGGAAAATACAAGATAACTTATTAATTGCTATTACATTGATGGTGGCACTTTGCTCTATAGATGGCATTATTCAGCTAATCTTGGGTAAAAACTTATTAGGTTACCCGCTAGATGAAGGCAATATTAGCGGGTTTTTTTATCCTAAGCTTCGTCTAGGGCATATTTTAGCTGTGTTTACCCCCTTGTATTTCGAAGGATTACGCCGATATATATCTTACCAATGGCTAGCGTGGATTTTAGGGCTGTTATTTGTAGTCGTGATACTGTTTACAGGTCGACGAGTCGCATGGTTTATGCTAGTGATAGCAAGCATTTGTTATGGAATATATCTTTTTAAAATGGGATTTTGGCAGTACTGGAAAAGGCATTTACTTATTGCGAGTATAGGAATTCTATTACTTATTCCTATTTCTCTACTCTATAGCCCTTTTTCTCAGCGAATGAGTCAAACTTTAGGTCTTTTCACTCAGAATTATCAAGCTATTAATTTAGCCACTTCTTATCGTCTTCCTCTATGGAATACAGTTTATATGATTGGTAAAGAACACTGGTTAAATGGAATTGGAGTTAGGGGGTTTCGTCAGGCATGTAAGGAATATACTGCTAAAAACCCTAAAAATGTTAACCTCTATGAATCTACTCAACCTACTTATGGCTGCTCTACCCATCCCCATTCATTTTTACTTGAAATCGGTGCAGAGGCTGGAGCAATAGGGATAATCGGCTATTTATTATTTGGCTGGATTTTTTGGAGCTATATAAAGAGAGCACCACTGAGTCAGCGAGCTGATGCCATGCCTTGGGCAATTGCCGTGCTCGTCTCCTTATTTCCTCTAAATGCTCATATGGCTTTTTATGGCAGTTATTGGTCGTCTCTAACTTGGTGGCTCATTGTCTTAACCCTAGCAAAAATTGTACCTAAAGCTTCAAAAGTAGTAAGTAACTAG
- a CDS encoding PEP-CTERM sorting domain-containing protein produces the protein MIKFLLRLMVGVLATINIAQADIIYHWVPSAPLPGGSPTNKGDIWITGGEITINDDVFETSLNDGYVIGSSTPPISFSINLSSTTMGDSIFSGNTNSLAFPYATDVPLTNAGFEINSLYFGDEILPTTDVTSSLSGVIAFDNVESPTYSIAISPTSNTGNAWSVVIIDPDHPKGIGGTSLGSFVSNVPEPNTLLLFSLGVFGFITLSRLKQEPI, from the coding sequence ATGATTAAATTTTTATTAAGGTTGATGGTAGGTGTATTGGCGACGATCAACATAGCTCAGGCCGATATCATTTATCACTGGGTGCCTAGTGCACCACTCCCTGGAGGATCACCCACCAATAAAGGAGATATATGGATTACTGGTGGAGAAATTACGATTAACGATGATGTGTTTGAAACATCTCTCAATGATGGTTATGTGATTGGATCTTCTACTCCACCAATATCTTTCAGCATTAATTTATCTAGTACCACTATGGGGGATAGCATCTTCAGCGGAAATACTAATAGTTTGGCTTTTCCTTATGCTACAGACGTACCACTTACAAATGCTGGCTTTGAGATAAACAGTCTTTATTTTGGTGATGAAATATTACCGACTACTGATGTAACCAGCTCGTTGTCTGGGGTAATTGCTTTTGATAATGTGGAAAGTCCAACATATTCTATTGCAATTTCTCCAACTTCAAATACAGGTAATGCATGGTCAGTGGTAATTATAGATCCTGATCATCCTAAGGGAATAGGCGGTACATCCTTGGGCAGTTTTGTAAGTAATGTTCCTGAGCCTAACACTTTACTGTTGTTTAGTTTAGGCGTTTTTGGATTCATTACCTTATCTAGGTTAAAGCAAGAACCCATTTAG
- a CDS encoding glycosyltransferase family 9 protein, producing MSNINPYSVLIIQPLPGIGDMIWHLPTIHAIADTTPDKRITLLTKLGSQAHQLLIADSTIKQILWLYRKPGIHDGFLGMFRLAKLLRQHNFCQAWILHGSLRYAFICWIAGIPKRAGYGRGLQRYFLNHLRPLPQKETRDHPLALATKFLTINGIPAVESEPQLTIDSKSRDLIRQSFQHLPRPWIVLGIGSSEPYKQWGELNFIQLIWLLKKEIGTVFIVGGESEHAIGQTIYQNLQQLGIHQEKVIGFPLDQVIALLAVCNVYIGNDTGVLNIAAAVNTHAWGLFGASPTLQHSQYIHSITPSDTQGGMSAIFPEEVAIELKNNKRKWV from the coding sequence ATGTCAAACATAAATCCCTATTCTGTTTTAATTATTCAACCCTTACCGGGCATTGGAGATATGATTTGGCATTTACCCACCATCCATGCTATTGCAGATACAACGCCAGATAAGAGAATTACTTTACTTACAAAACTCGGAAGCCAAGCTCACCAACTATTAATAGCAGATAGTACCATTAAGCAAATTCTTTGGCTTTATCGTAAGCCCGGAATACATGATGGGTTTTTAGGGATGTTTCGACTAGCAAAATTACTACGGCAGCATAATTTTTGCCAAGCTTGGATCCTACATGGAAGTTTACGCTATGCCTTTATTTGTTGGATCGCTGGTATTCCTAAGCGGGCAGGTTATGGAAGGGGGTTGCAAAGGTATTTTTTAAACCATTTAAGACCCTTACCTCAAAAGGAAACCCGAGATCATCCTTTGGCACTTGCTACGAAATTTCTAACTATCAATGGTATCCCTGCGGTAGAATCTGAACCACAACTTACTATTGATTCTAAGTCTCGAGACTTAATACGCCAATCTTTTCAACACTTACCTAGGCCTTGGATTGTCCTTGGAATTGGAAGCAGTGAGCCTTATAAGCAGTGGGGGGAATTAAATTTTATTCAACTCATTTGGCTTTTAAAAAAAGAGATAGGTACTGTATTTATTGTGGGTGGAGAATCTGAGCATGCTATAGGGCAAACTATTTATCAGAATTTGCAGCAATTAGGTATTCATCAAGAAAAAGTGATTGGATTTCCCTTAGATCAGGTAATAGCATTACTTGCAGTTTGTAATGTCTACATTGGTAATGATACAGGAGTATTAAATATTGCAGCTGCGGTAAATACCCATGCTTGGGGGTTATTTGGTGCATCTCCTACTCTGCAACACTCTCAATATATTCATAGTATTACGCCAAGTGATACTCAAGGAGGAATGAGTGCTATCTTTCCTGAAGAAGTAGCGATTGAATTAAAAAATAATAAGAGGAAATGGGTGTGA